One genomic window of Bradyrhizobium sp. CCGE-LA001 includes the following:
- a CDS encoding IS110 family transposase — MDFYAGLDVSLEATNICVVDGDGQVVREAKLETDPDAIELFLAEWGIHLKRVGLEAFSYSAWLFTALSEKGLPVICIETRHAKAALNAMLNKTDRNDARGIAQMMRTGWFRAVHVKSEGAQTLRALLVGRKALLGKVLDMENMIRGLLRPFGLKVGEISVGRFDARVREIMAGKKELEAIVTPLLDARGAMRLQLAKLQRLALAAARSDSAVRRMMTVPGVGALVALTFRATVDDPARFRKSTNVGAHFGLTPRRYQSGQTDRIGSISKCGDELTRAMLYEAAIAILTRIPKNFKLRLWGLRLARKKGLKRAATAVARALAVLLHKIWSSGTTFRFGAGGKRGRVAAAM; from the coding sequence ATGGACTTCTATGCAGGGCTCGACGTGTCGCTGGAGGCGACCAACATTTGCGTGGTGGACGGCGATGGCCAGGTCGTCCGGGAAGCGAAACTCGAGACCGATCCGGACGCGATCGAGCTGTTTCTGGCGGAATGGGGCATCCACCTGAAGCGTGTCGGCCTGGAAGCCTTCTCGTACAGCGCCTGGCTGTTCACGGCGCTTTCCGAAAAGGGCCTGCCCGTGATCTGCATCGAGACCCGGCATGCCAAGGCGGCGCTGAATGCGATGCTGAACAAGACCGATCGCAACGACGCCAGGGGCATCGCGCAGATGATGCGGACCGGCTGGTTCCGTGCGGTCCATGTCAAATCGGAAGGCGCGCAAACGCTGCGGGCGCTGCTCGTGGGACGCAAGGCGCTGCTCGGCAAGGTGCTCGACATGGAGAACATGATCCGCGGCCTGTTGCGTCCGTTTGGCCTCAAGGTCGGCGAGATCTCGGTCGGCCGCTTTGACGCGCGGGTGCGCGAGATCATGGCCGGGAAGAAGGAACTGGAGGCCATCGTCACGCCGCTCTTGGACGCCCGCGGCGCAATGCGGCTGCAGCTGGCAAAGCTGCAGCGCCTCGCGCTGGCGGCGGCGCGCAGCGACAGCGCCGTGCGGCGGATGATGACGGTACCCGGTGTCGGCGCGCTGGTGGCGCTGACGTTCCGCGCCACCGTCGATGATCCGGCCCGATTCAGGAAGTCGACCAATGTCGGCGCCCATTTCGGCCTGACGCCGCGGCGCTACCAATCCGGGCAAACCGACCGGATCGGCAGCATCTCCAAATGCGGCGATGAGCTGACGCGAGCGATGCTGTACGAGGCCGCGATCGCGATCCTGACGCGCATCCCGAAGAACTTTAAGCTGCGGCTGTGGGGCCTGCGGCTCGCCAGGAAGAAGGGTCTGAAGCGCGCGGCGACGGCAGTGGCGCGCGCGCTCGCCGTGCTGCTGCACAAGATCTGGAGCAGTGGCACGACGTTCCGGTTTGGCGCCGGCGGCAAGCGCGGCCGGGTCGCTGCGGCGATGTAA
- a CDS encoding replication initiator protein A, translating into MRRKQHFERDQLELFRALPGDLAPRDAQDLMAYPFFSLAKTKRIVPIDFRAGAVAIRVEAVPEHGMATIWDADVLIWAASQIVEARDAGLKTSRLMAATPYEILTFVGRGTSARDYDRLKAGLDRLQSTTVLTSIRQPTERRRHRFSWINEWKETADANGRPFGIELILPDWFYAGVIDDALVLTIDRAYFDLTGGLERWLYRLVRKHGGRQEGGWSFDLVHLHAKSGILSPLKHFAYDVRQIVQRQTLPGYQLVLTRDPNGIDRLNFTPTPVASLTSRLRRRGLIQIRKDNL; encoded by the coding sequence ATGCGGCGCAAACAGCATTTCGAGCGCGATCAGCTCGAGCTTTTTCGGGCGCTGCCCGGAGATCTTGCGCCCCGCGACGCGCAGGATCTGATGGCATATCCGTTCTTCTCGCTCGCAAAGACCAAGCGGATCGTGCCGATCGATTTCCGCGCGGGTGCGGTCGCAATTCGTGTCGAAGCCGTGCCGGAACACGGCATGGCGACCATCTGGGATGCAGACGTTCTGATCTGGGCGGCGTCTCAGATCGTCGAAGCCCGCGATGCCGGCCTGAAGACGTCACGCTTAATGGCTGCAACGCCTTACGAGATTTTGACGTTCGTGGGCCGCGGCACCAGCGCACGCGACTATGACCGCCTGAAGGCTGGTCTCGACAGACTTCAGTCGACGACCGTGCTGACGTCGATCCGTCAGCCGACAGAGCGGCGACGGCATCGCTTCTCCTGGATCAACGAGTGGAAGGAGACGGCCGATGCAAATGGTCGTCCATTTGGGATCGAGCTGATCCTGCCTGATTGGTTCTATGCAGGTGTTATCGATGACGCGCTCGTGCTGACGATCGACCGCGCTTACTTCGACCTGACGGGTGGACTTGAGCGCTGGCTTTACCGCCTCGTGCGCAAGCACGGCGGACGCCAGGAAGGCGGCTGGAGCTTTGACCTTGTGCATCTCCATGCCAAGTCCGGCATCCTCTCGCCGCTCAAGCACTTCGCTTATGACGTACGTCAGATCGTCCAGCGCCAGACACTGCCTGGCTATCAGCTCGTGCTCACGCGCGACCCGAACGGCATCGACCGGCTGAACTTCACGCCAACGCCTGTTGCTTCCTTAACGTCACGCCTGCGCCGGCGCGGTCTCATCCAAATTCGAAAGGACAACCTGTGA
- a CDS encoding helix-turn-helix transcriptional regulator, protein MPDPMAGLPPRFLRTPEAARYLGLSGRTLEKHRTYGTGPTYRKIGGRVVYAVDDLKAWADRGAKTSTSDPGKGTVLPAKKHPALRPYAGQERR, encoded by the coding sequence ATGCCCGATCCCATGGCCGGTCTTCCCCCGCGATTCCTGCGTACACCAGAGGCTGCGCGCTATCTTGGCCTGTCCGGCCGCACGCTGGAGAAGCACCGCACATACGGTACTGGACCGACGTATCGGAAGATCGGCGGTCGTGTCGTCTACGCCGTCGATGACCTGAAAGCATGGGCCGACCGGGGCGCCAAGACATCGACCTCCGACCCCGGGAAGGGGACGGTGCTGCCGGCCAAGAAGCATCCGGCGCTGCGCCCGTATGCGGGCCAGGAACGTCGCTGA
- a CDS encoding helix-turn-helix domain-containing protein: MDMRKLVGRNFARLRKQKRFTQEKFAEVSGFTQQYISDLERGRRNPTVVTLFELASTLGVSHVDLVLPDDEARDERPRLGKRR, encoded by the coding sequence ATGGACATGCGCAAGTTGGTCGGTCGGAATTTCGCTAGACTGCGGAAGCAGAAGCGCTTCACGCAGGAGAAATTCGCCGAAGTGTCCGGATTCACCCAGCAGTATATTAGTGACCTAGAGCGTGGCCGTCGCAATCCAACTGTCGTCACTCTATTCGAGCTCGCCAGCACGTTGGGCGTTAGTCATGTCGATCTAGTCCTGCCCGATGATGAGGCACGAGACGAGCGACCAAGACTGGGCAAACGACGATGA
- a CDS encoding transcriptional regulator domain-containing protein, with protein MPEFDWRSPDSYKSLQDAECLRRNADYRRDFEAMVASSPDGEVKPEFRRKWGLCFRP; from the coding sequence ATGCCTGAATTCGACTGGCGGTCGCCGGATTCCTACAAGAGCCTACAAGACGCGGAATGTCTCCGCCGCAACGCCGACTATCGACGCGACTTTGAAGCGATGGTCGCTAGCAGTCCCGATGGCGAAGTGAAACCAGAGTTCAGGAGGAAGTGGGGCCTCTGCTTTCGCCCATGA
- a CDS encoding DUF2285 domain-containing protein, whose protein sequence is MADTGIAPSQPLLDLTAGQVRRAVDGWHAVLRIGAVDHRVWSKEPPVLGASYAAELPFDGDFGARAYAARRLWRAMNGRAPGPAFHQLSRQRRERLSAAIRALDAHSAGGGYRVIAEALFGKKRIPDRAWKTHDLRNRTIRLVQGGLALMRGGYRKLLRPLRKD, encoded by the coding sequence GTGGCCGACACCGGCATTGCGCCGTCTCAGCCACTGCTCGACCTTACAGCTGGCCAGGTGCGCCGCGCCGTCGACGGCTGGCATGCCGTGCTGCGCATCGGTGCAGTCGATCACCGTGTTTGGTCCAAAGAGCCGCCAGTGCTTGGCGCGTCATACGCAGCCGAACTGCCGTTTGATGGCGATTTCGGCGCACGTGCCTATGCAGCCCGACGGCTGTGGCGCGCGATGAATGGTCGCGCGCCAGGTCCTGCCTTTCATCAACTATCTAGACAGCGGCGCGAACGCCTGAGCGCCGCGATCCGTGCGCTCGATGCGCACAGCGCCGGCGGCGGTTATCGCGTTATCGCCGAAGCGCTATTCGGCAAAAAGCGCATCCCCGATCGCGCCTGGAAGACGCATGATCTGCGCAATCGAACAATCCGCTTGGTGCAGGGCGGCCTCGCTTTGATGCGCGGTGGTTACCGCAAACTCCTGCGGCCCCTGCGCAAGGACTAG